GGACAGGGGAAAAATAATTGGAGAGCAATTTGAAGTCTTAGTTGAAAACACTATTGAAAAAGCTGATGGGATCTGGCATATTGGGAGTCTGAAAGGAGAGATTCCAGAAAAAGGGGAAAAAGTTAAGCTGCAACTGGACTGGGATTGGAGATACGAGAACATGAGAACTCACACTGGGCAACACATCCTCTCTGCGATTCTCAAGAAGCTCTATGACTTAGACACATCGGGATTTCAGATCTTTGAGGATCATGCCAAGATAGAAGTCAATGGAGAAGTTACATGGGAAATGATTGAGAATGTCGAGATTGAGGCGAATAATATAGTTCTCCAGGATGTTCCTGTGACCATAGAGGAGTACAAGTATCTCCCAGATGACATAGCAAGAATCCTCAGAAAACACGTAACTAAGGTAAAGGACAAGATCAGGATTGTGAAAATCGGAGACATTGATGTAACTCCCTGTGGAGGAACCCACGTAAAGTCAACGAGGGAAGTTGGGCTGATAAAGGTCATAAGGTTTTACAAGAAGTCAAAGGGAACTTGGAGGATAGAGTTTGTATGTGGTAAAAGGGCTATAAAGAAGCTCAATGAGATCTTAAGGGATTACTGGACATCTCTTGACCTAATGCCAAATAAAAACCCACCGCTCTCTGAGAGGGTAAGAGAAGTCTTGAAGTCGATTGACGAACTCGAAGAAAAGTTCGATAGTCAGCGGAAGGAACTGTGGAAATGGAAGGAACAGGCACTATTAGGAAGGAGTTGGGAGGTTGGACACTACAACGTGGTGACTTTTGTTGAGGAATGGGAAATGAAAGATGCACAGGCATTTGCCGTTGATTTCGTGAAGAATAACCCGGGAACGATAGTCATTCTAGCGAGTAATGACTACGTAATATTCGCAAGGAATGAAGAAGTTCCTGTCTCAATGAAAGAGCTGTTGCAGAAGGTCATAGATGAGCTTGGAGGTAAGGGAGGAGGAACAGATAACCTTGCAAGGGGTAAAATAGAGGCTGAACCCGAGGACATAATTGATGTTGCTTTGGAAAAGCTAAAGGAGATGCTCGAGACCTAGCTTTTTATATACATATTCCTTTTGTTCCCTCGGCACTCTTGGCCTTTCAACTTTTTTGAGTGCCTTTTCCTTGTCTAGAAGTCCATATCTAACAAGTGCGGCAATTCTTCTATGTTCAAACGAATATCCATGCTTCTCCCAAAATCTTTCCAATGCCGGTCCGAGGATTAGACAGTTACTTGTATATCCAGGGAGCTCTGGAAGCTTAAAAGGTAGCTTTTCTAGAATCCTCATCCTTTCTTCTTCTGTCATGAGGGAGAGTAGTCTTACTTGGATTACTCCTCCGCTCATTAACATATAAGGGTGATGTCCGAATGGAATCTCATGACCCGTTATTATATACTTATATCCATGTCTCAACGCATACTTCCTTAGGATTTCCATTGTTCTCTTTGAGCATTTTCTGCAGGGAGATTTAGCCTTTAGCAATGCCTCTCTGAATATATCGGAATAGTCCTTCTCTATTATAGTTAGCTTGACGTTGAGGTAATCGGCAACTTTCTTAGCATTTTCTATTGCAGCAGGAGCCATAAAGCCGTGGTTCACCATAACAGCCTCAACGTCTAAGTTGTACTCTTTCCTGGCAAGATATAATGCTACTGTGGAATCTTTTCCTCCGGAATATGCAACTATAGCTTTGTCAATATTAGTTATAATTTCTTCTAGCTCTCTCTTGATCTTATCTTTATCCGGAGGATGCTCTAGAAAGGCCTTGCACTCTTTGCATATTGGCCTTCCATTTATTATCAGTATCTTTGTTACCCGCTCATCGTTTATGCAAAGTGAACACCTCAGCATTTTCGACGCCTATACATTTTTAATCCCAGTTTTAAAGTTCATGTTTGGGTTAGTTCCAATGACGCTTGATAATATTATTGCAAAACTACTAGCTCTTGGGGCCGATTTGAGTACAAGGAATGCTGTGAAGGCTGCCTTATCTTTGATAAGTGAGAACGAGGAATTAACTGATCAAATATATGTTGAACTCAAGAATAAAGCGTATAAAGATGACTTTAAGAGAGTTCCAGTTGAGAAGAGGGCAATTTTTATTCCTCAGTGTCTCAGAAACATAAAAGCTTGTGAAGCGGAGTTTACTGAGTATGGTTGGATCTGCAAGAAGTGCGGAAAGTGTCAAATCGGAGAAATAATAGAGTATGCTGAGTCTCTTGGATATAGGCAGTTTTACATTGTACCTGGAGGGAGTCTCGTTAAGAAGATTCTAAAGGATAAAGTTCCCAAGGGGGAAATTAAAGGGGCCGTAGGAATAGCTTGTTGGCCTGAGCTTGCTGAAGCCGCTGAAAAGTTATCTTCGCTGAAAATACCCATTCAAGGAATTCCCTTGCTTAGAGCTGGGTGCATAAATACTATCGTGGACGTTGAAAGAGTTAAAGAGGTTTTGCGACTCGGAATTAGGATCGATTTCTAATTATTTCTAAATTGATAATTGCAGGCATGGTTAAAGATCTAGCTTACTCCTTTTAACTAGGGGAGCAACTTCCCTTGCAACTCTTTTCACGCTGAAGAGAGTTATTGGGTCCATTTGCTTCAGTTGAACCAATAGGCAACCACTTATCCTAACATCTATGTACTTCTTAGCCTCCATGGCTGCCTTCAAAAATTCCCTTATACTTTCAGCCCTTTCAAAGTCCAATCCCGCTTTTTTAAGCCTTTCAACATTTAGTTCGTGGATCGTTAATGGCTGGAGGAACATCTCATCTATTCCTGCTTCTGCTGCTATTTGGGCTATTTTTGGTATGTCTTCATCATTTATTCCTGGCATGAAAATAGTCCTTACAGCTGAAACTACGCTTTTGTCTTCGCCAACTATCTTCAGTGCATTTACGACATTTTCGAAGGTATCCGCATTTGTTATCATCCTATGTTTCTCCCTAGTCGCTGCATCTAGGCTTATCATAACAACGTCAAAATCCAACTTTTCCCAGAGTTCTCTAGTCAGGAGGGAACCATTCGTTTGTAGATCCAGTCTTGCCTCTGGAAATCTTTCTCTAAGCATCCTATTTACCTCAACTATTCTTGGCGATAAGAGAGGTTCTCCATACTGGGATATTGTTATTGCCTTTGGATTGTCCCATCCATAATAACCTGGCTTTGGTGCTTTCCCCAGCTTTACGGCTACGTTGGAGTAGCAGAATATGCAGTCATGGTTACAAGCTGGGGTCAGCTCGTAGCTGGGGTGATGGACAGGATTAGGATTTGTTAGGTCTAGCCCTTGGCAATAATTGCAGTGAGTTGGCCATGTTATCTCTTCTACGAACTTCTTTAGCATTCTTGCCTCTTTATTTTCTAGAATTTGAGGCTCAACTCCCATTAATTTGGCAAATTCTTCCCACGAGTATTTCTTCATACTCTCACCTTCCTTCCGTCCGGTAACCTTGAGAATCTGCCAAATTCTGTTTCCTTGAGTTGCTCTCCCGTGAAAACTGGCCCATCTCTGCAGACGAGGTATGGGCCTAGAGCACAACTACCACACACACCAATTCCGCATTTCATGTACCTCTCTGCTGAGATCTGTACTCTTTGATAATTCATTATCTCGAGGATTTTAGCAAGCATTATCTCTGGCCCGCAGGCATAAACTTGGGAGAATTCTTCTTTTCTGTTCCTTAGAATATCCGTTGGAAATCCTTTTACTCCATAACTTCCATCGTCTGTAGTTATCACGACTTCATTAACATAGTTTTCAATGTCCAAAAGAGCTAGCTCCTCTCTGGTCCTAGCCCCATAGATCAGAACTTTTTCCTCTAACTTCCCATGCTTTGCGAGTGCGTATATGGGAGGTATTCCTATTCCACCCGCCATTAATGCGACTTTTCCCTCCACTTCCGTAAATCCGTTCCCATAAGGGCCTCTTATCCATATGTTATCTCCCTCTGTAAGGTTGAACATTTCACTTGTGAACTTTCCAACCCTTTTTACAACAATTAAATCCTTATCCGCCAGACTGAATGGTTTTTCTCCCTTTCCTGGTATCCATACCATTATAAATTGGCCTGGTGTGAAGTTTAGCCTTTTGGAAAATCTAAATGCTTTGATATTCTTTGCAACTTCCCACACTTCCCTAAGCTTGACCCTCTCTAACAACCCTCTCCCCCCTCGGCTTTCCAATAATTTCATCATTTTCCATTACAACTTCTCCCCTTAGAATCGTCATTATAACTTTTCCCCTGATTTTCCAGCCTTCATAAGGACTCCATCCGGCTTTTGTGTAGAAGTTCTCTGGTTTTACAACCCATTCCTTCTTCATATCCACTATTATAAGGTCGGCATCCTTTCCCTCTTCGAACCCCTTGTTCTTTAGTCCAAATATCCTTGCTGGATTTAATGATGTTTTTTCAACAACATCTTTTAGCGTTAAAAGTCCTTTGTTGACTGCATCCAGGAGTAGATGGAGCTCTGTCTCAAGTTCAGGAAGTCCTGCTGCTCCTGCTTCTTTATCTTCTATCGTGTGTGGGGCATGGTCGCTGGCTATTATTGGGACATGCTTCAATTTCTCCCATAGGTACCTTCTATGCTCTTCATCTCTTAACGGAGGGTACACTTTTAGGAGTTTGTTCTTTTCAAAGTCCTTTTTGGTTAGGAATAGATGGTGGGGAGTGACCTCGAAGCTTACCCACTCTAATTTATCTTTGAGAATTAGCTCTATTCCCTCCTTGGTGGAAACGTGGCATATGTGAAGTTTTTTCTTAACTTCTTTGCTGGCCGATAGGGCCTTTTCTATTGCTCTGATTTCAACAATTGGTGGTCTGTTAGGGTATCTTCTTATTAGCTCATAATCTTCAGCATGCACGCTTACTATCCCAGGAGCCTTGGAGTAGTCCTCCTTAAAGTTTCTGGAGTAAATTCCTCCCGTTGAGGCTCCCATGAAGATTTTATAAAAATCTGCGTTTTTAGAGGGCTCATTTCCAGCTATTAAAAAACCTAGGGCATAATCTGCATAGCTTTTCTTTCTGAAGATATATTCTCTCATTTTCAAAGTTCTCTCATCCATTATTGGGGGTTTTGTATTTGGCATATCAAATACCGTTGTAACTCCTCCATGGATTGCAGCTTTTGTTCCACTTTCTATGGTCTCCTTATAGGATTCTTCAAAATCTCGCAAGTGGACATGCACATCTATCATTCCTGGGAGTACTAGTTGGCCCTTTCCGACTCTTATTTCATTGTCTCCTTTTAGTTTCCTTAGTGAAAATTTTGAAATTTTGCCATCATTCACTCCAATATAACCGTCAAATATCCTTTCTTTAAGGAAAAACTTGCCAGATATTACGAGATCCACTATTCTCACCAGCATGATGAGATGTTTTCTCGATTCTTAAGTTTTTTCTAAGTTTCCTATATCTTGATGGAAATTTAAATTGCAAATAAGGAGATTTCTGAGCTTTTTTATAAAATTCCTTGGATAGTTAAAGCTTTACAAGCTTGTTAAGGTTTGATGTAGAAAATCGTTGTGATACGAGTTTTTTAGTAGCTTATTTGTAATATTGTCGTAATCCTTAAATACTGAATCCGATGTATAAAATCATGCCATACCACTCTATTAGTGGCATTATTGTGCCATTTGAGATACACGGCAGGTGATATCCAATGAAGAGGCTGTTTGGCATATTGACAATATTGGTTGCCCTTGGTATGATAGTGACTCCACTTCTAAAGCCAGTAGCTGCAGAAGATCAGAAAGTCCTTAAGATAGCAATGTATTCAGCAACTGGTTCACTCTTTATGGGTGCCTGGAACCCAAGTGCAGCAGGTTTCAGAGATGTATACTCAACTAGAGCAGCAAGCCTCGCTCAAGATGAAGGGTCAAGTGTCTGGGGTATTGATGGAGACTATCATCCATATAGGTGTACTATAATAAAGGCTGAAGAGAATGTTAAGGTTCCCGATGATGCACTAGTTTTCAACTCAACCACGAAGAAGTGGGTTGCTGCTTATGCTGGAAAGACCGCCCCAACGGCAGTGACCTTCAAGTGCCAGAAGATATACTTCCATGACGGTCACAAGCTTAGTGTCGCTGATGTGATGTACAGCTACTATTGGGAGTGGGAGTGGACAAGCCAGGATGGTGACAATGACCCATACTATGATAAGAACGAGGCAGACTGGAGTGCAGAGACAATGCAGAAGCTCCTCGGTATTAAGGTTGTAAGTGAAGATGACAACCACTTCGTTATAACGATCTACCACACCTACACGTTCCCACCATACAAGAAGTACCAGTACTGGTACTTCACGCCATATGTATCCTTCCCATGGCAATTAATCTATGCAATGAGCGAAGTTGTTGCTCACAACCCCAAGTATTCATTTAGTGAATCCACTGAGGAGGTTCAGCAGATTGATATGCTCACCCCCGAGCACGCAAAGGCTGTTATGGAGGAGCTTGAGAAGCTTAAGAAGGAGAAGCCAATTCCAGATGCTATTAAGCAGTTCATCTACAACGAGCAGGATGAAATTAAGGAGTATGACGACATAATTAACTTCATAAAGAAGCACAACCACATGTTTATCTCAACAGGTCCATACATAATCGATGTCTATAAGCCCGAGAACCTCTACCTTAGGTATGTAAAGTTTGACAAGTGGGTTAAGCCTGAGTATGCTGAGCCAATGTACAACTTTGAGCCATACTTCGATGTTATAGAGCTTTACGGTATACAGAACGAGAACACGATAATCCTTGGTGTTGCTAAGGGTGAGTATGACCTATCCTGGTACTCATTCCCATCATTCAAGTTCTCCGGTCTAAGCGAGGAGGACAAGAAGAACATTGACATGTACGTTAACATTGGTGGATTCTGGGACATGGTTTGGAACCCAGTTCACGACAAGGACAATCCATACCTGATCACAGTTGGAGACAAGAAGTACTTCAACCCATTCGCAATTAGGGAGATAAGATTTGCAATGGAGTATCTCATTAACAGAAACTACATTGTTCAGAACATCCTCCAAGGTTCTGGTGGTCCAATGTACACCCCATGGACGAGTGGTGACAAGCTTGCAATTGAGAAGCTCAAGCCTGTTGTCGATGCATTTGGAATTGATGCCCAAGGTGACGAAGAATATGCTCTCCAGCTCATTGATGAGGCAATGCAGAAGGCAGCTGAGGACCTCAAGAAGATGGGATACACATTAGAGAAGAAGGATGGAAAGTGGTACTTCAACGGAGAGCCAGTTAAGATCGTAGGTATCGGAAGACAGGAAGACGAAAGAAAAGATGAGGCATACTACATCGCCAACATACTCAAGAAGGCAGGATTTGAAGTTGAAGTCAAGATTGTTGACAGAAGAACTGCAAGCAAGATGGTCTACCTAACAGATCCAGCTAACTATGAGTGGAACTACTACACTGAGGGTTGGGTTGCAGGAGGAAGTGTCAAGTTCTCAATTAGCAGGATTCTCCAGTACTACACCACCGCATGGTTCGGTCCTGGATTCGTTGGTTGGAAGTTCACTCCAGAGAACACCTACAGAGCAACAGTTAAGGAGGTTCTTGAGTTCCTTGGCAACGGAAACATCCAGGATGCAATTGACATGCTTGAGCTTGAGTACTACACAAGTGTTGACAAGCTTAAGCCAATCCTTGACTGGACTGCAGATGACATTGGATGGCTTATCTATACCAGCCACTACAAGAACATGACCCTCGACTCTGAGGCTAAGTACTGGGACATGACCAAGCTCGGTGCTGCACTCGGTATTTATGAGAGCTTCAGAGTATTCACTGCAGAGAACTGGGAGTTCTTCCCAGTCAACAAGAAGATCAAGTTCAGGGTTATGGATCCAGCAGTTGGTCTTGGTAACAGCATCGTTATGAAGAGCGCATACCTTGCAGAAGCTCCCGAGACGCCTACTAAGACTGAGACAACAACTACACAAACCCAGACACAGACAGCTACTCAGACAACAGCAACCCAGACTGTAGAGAAGACCCAGACCGTGACCCAGACTGTTGAGAAGACTGTGACTGTTACGCAGACTCAGACTGCTACTGGTGGAGGCATTTGTGGTCCAGCGGCAATAATTGCCCTGGCAGCAGTCCCACTCCTCCTAAGAAGGAGGAGGCGCTGATTTTCTCACCTTCTTTTTTGATTTTCTCTTCTAATTGTCGTTTTGAACTGTTTTTGTTATAGTACTACACTAAAACTCCTACAAAGAGAACCCTTATGGCATCGTAAATGCTTCTGTAATAATCATTAGTTTTTCCTATTAATTGATCTCTTTTTCTACCATTTCGATGTTTTTCGAAAAGAAAATATTTAAGGTAGTTTTACAAGCTTGAAAAAGATAATGCTCAAAAATGTTCGTTACGAATCGGAGTTGAACAGGAGGGTGAGAAATGGGGATGGGTAAATATCTGCTCATAAGAGCTCTCAATGCTCTGATAGTCCTTTCAATAGTTACCCTAGTAGTATCAGCACTTTTCGTGAAAATGGCTGAGAAGGATTTAGAAAATAGAATACAGGAACTAGTAAATTCTGAGTATCAAAGTTTAGTTCAAAAAGGTAGAGCCCCTGCAGATCCAGAAGCTTGGAGAGAGGAGAGAATAGCATACTACAGGCATCAATTTAAACTGGACAGACCGTACTGGTGGAGAGTTTTGTATTATGCGAAGAGGACAATAACCCTTGACTTCGGAAACACAAGAATACCAATATTTGGTACGGAAAGAAATGTTAAAAACATAATAGCCCTCGCCCTACC
This is a stretch of genomic DNA from Pyrococcus sp. ST04. It encodes these proteins:
- a CDS encoding DHHA1 domain-containing protein produces the protein MTERMYYKDPYLKEAEATIVEVREEGEKVAIKLDKTIFYPEGGGQPGDRGKIIGEQFEVLVENTIEKADGIWHIGSLKGEIPEKGEKVKLQLDWDWRYENMRTHTGQHILSAILKKLYDLDTSGFQIFEDHAKIEVNGEVTWEMIENVEIEANNIVLQDVPVTIEEYKYLPDDIARILRKHVTKVKDKIRIVKIGDIDVTPCGGTHVKSTREVGLIKVIRFYKKSKGTWRIEFVCGKRAIKKLNEILRDYWTSLDLMPNKNPPLSERVREVLKSIDELEEKFDSQRKELWKWKEQALLGRSWEVGHYNVVTFVEEWEMKDAQAFAVDFVKNNPGTIVILASNDYVIFARNEEVPVSMKELLQKVIDELGGKGGGTDNLARGKIEAEPEDIIDVALEKLKEMLET
- a CDS encoding dihydroorotate dehydrogenase electron transfer subunit translates to MLERVKLREVWEVAKNIKAFRFSKRLNFTPGQFIMVWIPGKGEKPFSLADKDLIVVKRVGKFTSEMFNLTEGDNIWIRGPYGNGFTEVEGKVALMAGGIGIPPIYALAKHGKLEEKVLIYGARTREELALLDIENYVNEVVITTDDGSYGVKGFPTDILRNRKEEFSQVYACGPEIMLAKILEIMNYQRVQISAERYMKCGIGVCGSCALGPYLVCRDGPVFTGEQLKETEFGRFSRLPDGRKVRV
- a CDS encoding radical SAM protein; the protein is MKKYSWEEFAKLMGVEPQILENKEARMLKKFVEEITWPTHCNYCQGLDLTNPNPVHHPSYELTPACNHDCIFCYSNVAVKLGKAPKPGYYGWDNPKAITISQYGEPLLSPRIVEVNRMLRERFPEARLDLQTNGSLLTRELWEKLDFDVVMISLDAATREKHRMITNADTFENVVNALKIVGEDKSVVSAVRTIFMPGINDEDIPKIAQIAAEAGIDEMFLQPLTIHELNVERLKKAGLDFERAESIREFLKAAMEAKKYIDVRISGCLLVQLKQMDPITLFSVKRVAREVAPLVKRSKLDL
- a CDS encoding DUF116 domain-containing protein, producing the protein MTLDNIIAKLLALGADLSTRNAVKAALSLISENEELTDQIYVELKNKAYKDDFKRVPVEKRAIFIPQCLRNIKACEAEFTEYGWICKKCGKCQIGEIIEYAESLGYRQFYIVPGGSLVKKILKDKVPKGEIKGAVGIACWPELAEAAEKLSSLKIPIQGIPLLRAGCINTIVDVERVKEVLRLGIRIDF
- a CDS encoding 7-cyano-7-deazaguanine synthase codes for the protein MLRCSLCINDERVTKILIINGRPICKECKAFLEHPPDKDKIKRELEEIITNIDKAIVAYSGGKDSTVALYLARKEYNLDVEAVMVNHGFMAPAAIENAKKVADYLNVKLTIIEKDYSDIFREALLKAKSPCRKCSKRTMEILRKYALRHGYKYIITGHEIPFGHHPYMLMSGGVIQVRLLSLMTEEERMRILEKLPFKLPELPGYTSNCLILGPALERFWEKHGYSFEHRRIAALVRYGLLDKEKALKKVERPRVPREQKEYVYKKLGLEHLL
- a CDS encoding dihydroorotase, giving the protein MLVRIVDLVISGKFFLKERIFDGYIGVNDGKISKFSLRKLKGDNEIRVGKGQLVLPGMIDVHVHLRDFEESYKETIESGTKAAIHGGVTTVFDMPNTKPPIMDERTLKMREYIFRKKSYADYALGFLIAGNEPSKNADFYKIFMGASTGGIYSRNFKEDYSKAPGIVSVHAEDYELIRRYPNRPPIVEIRAIEKALSASKEVKKKLHICHVSTKEGIELILKDKLEWVSFEVTPHHLFLTKKDFEKNKLLKVYPPLRDEEHRRYLWEKLKHVPIIASDHAPHTIEDKEAGAAGLPELETELHLLLDAVNKGLLTLKDVVEKTSLNPARIFGLKNKGFEEGKDADLIIVDMKKEWVVKPENFYTKAGWSPYEGWKIRGKVIMTILRGEVVMENDEIIGKPRGERVVREGQA
- a CDS encoding ABC transporter substrate-binding protein, coding for MKRLFGILTILVALGMIVTPLLKPVAAEDQKVLKIAMYSATGSLFMGAWNPSAAGFRDVYSTRAASLAQDEGSSVWGIDGDYHPYRCTIIKAEENVKVPDDALVFNSTTKKWVAAYAGKTAPTAVTFKCQKIYFHDGHKLSVADVMYSYYWEWEWTSQDGDNDPYYDKNEADWSAETMQKLLGIKVVSEDDNHFVITIYHTYTFPPYKKYQYWYFTPYVSFPWQLIYAMSEVVAHNPKYSFSESTEEVQQIDMLTPEHAKAVMEELEKLKKEKPIPDAIKQFIYNEQDEIKEYDDIINFIKKHNHMFISTGPYIIDVYKPENLYLRYVKFDKWVKPEYAEPMYNFEPYFDVIELYGIQNENTIILGVAKGEYDLSWYSFPSFKFSGLSEEDKKNIDMYVNIGGFWDMVWNPVHDKDNPYLITVGDKKYFNPFAIREIRFAMEYLINRNYIVQNILQGSGGPMYTPWTSGDKLAIEKLKPVVDAFGIDAQGDEEYALQLIDEAMQKAAEDLKKMGYTLEKKDGKWYFNGEPVKIVGIGRQEDERKDEAYYIANILKKAGFEVEVKIVDRRTASKMVYLTDPANYEWNYYTEGWVAGGSVKFSISRILQYYTTAWFGPGFVGWKFTPENTYRATVKEVLEFLGNGNIQDAIDMLELEYYTSVDKLKPILDWTADDIGWLIYTSHYKNMTLDSEAKYWDMTKLGAALGIYESFRVFTAENWEFFPVNKKIKFRVMDPAVGLGNSIVMKSAYLAEAPETPTKTETTTTQTQTQTATQTTATQTVEKTQTVTQTVEKTVTVTQTQTATGGGICGPAAIIALAAVPLLLRRRRR